Genomic segment of Paenibacillus sp. FSL R5-0623:
CAGAAACTTCGTGCAGCTTGCGGGCTGTGCCACTTTCCTGCGGCATGGAGATGCCAATCCAGTCTACAGCAAGGCTGTTCATTTTATGTGTGCCGCCGTCTTTACGTATCATTTTGGACTGAATAATGCCCACATCCTGAAGTTTGCGGACATGCATGGTCACGATGGCACTACTCAAACCCAGTGAAGCAGCGAGGTCCTTCACATTCATGGGTGTCTCTGCAACAAGGCGGATGATCTGTAAACGGACTTCACTGGCAAGTGCTTCATATAGGGGAAGCCATTCGGCATCGGTATTTGCTCTAATCACAATTGTTCCTCCAATTTTCGTGTAAGTATAGAATTAAGTTAAACATAAATCCAGCCAAAATAATAACATTTTGCAAAGTTCCTGTTGAAATTAAGGCTATAATCGATTTTAATATAAATATGAACGTTGATCCATAGAATATCAATTAATTTTTATATTAATCTAAGGGAGTTGAAATTCATTATGGAAAAAGCAAAAATGACGGTAGACAAAGATTTTACAATTGGCGTAATTGATAAGCGTTTATACGGTTCGTTCATTGAGCATCTCGGACGTGCCGTGTACGGTGGAATATATGAGCCAGGACATCCATCTGCGAACGAACAGGGTTTTCGCACGGATGTGCTGGAGATGGTCAAAGAGTTGAATGTACCGATTGTACGTTATCCTGGAGGTAATTTTGTATCCGGTTACAATTGGGAAGATTCGGTTGGACCTGTGTCAGAACGCAAACGCAGACTTGAACTGGCTTGGAGAACGATTGAAACCAATGAATTTGGCTTCAACGAATTCGTGGATTGGGCGAAACAGGCCAATTCCGAAGTGATGATGGCGGTCAATCTGGGAACACGGGGTACGGATGCAGCTCGTAATATTGTGGAATACAGCAACCATCCGGAAGGTTCGTATTATAGTGATCTTCGCATCAAGCATGGTTATAAAGAGCCTCATGCGATCAAAACATGGTGTCTGGGCAACGAGATGGATGGCCCTTGGCAGATTGGTCACAAAACGGCAGAAGAGTATGGACGGTTAGCTGTGGAAGCGGCAAAAGTCATGAAGTGGACAGACCCGACGATTGAGTTGGTAGCCTGCGGAAGTTCGAACCTGAACATGCCATCGTTCCCGGAATGGGAAGCAACGGTGCTGGATCATACGTATGATCACGTGGAGTATCTGTCCTTACATCAATACTACGGCAACCAGGAGCAAGATACGCCAACGTTCCTCGCACGCTCGCTTGAAATGGATCGCTTTATCGATACGGTGAAGGCGACCTGTGATTATATCAAAGCGAAGAAGCGCAGCAAGAAGACGATGTATCTGTCCTTTGACGAGTGGAATGTATGGTATCACTCCAATGAAAATGATTCGAAGATGGACCCTTGGCAGATTGCTCCGCCACAGCTCGAGGATATCTATAACCACGAGGATGCACTGCTTGTTGGATGTATGTTGATCAGTATGCTCAAACATGCGGATCGGGTTAAAATGGCCTGTCTGGCACAACTCGTTAACGTGATTGCGCCGATCATGACAGATACGGGCGGTGGTTCATGGAGACAGACAATCTTCTATCCATTCATGCATACGTCTCTCTTCGGACGTGGAACAGCATTGGTGCCATTGATCCAGTCTCCGAAATACGATACAAAACAAATCACAGATGTACCTTATCTGGAAGCTATTGCAGTGCATAACGAAGAGCAGGGTGAAGTGACTGTATTTGCAGTCAACCGCCATCTGGAAGAATCCCTTCCGCTCGAAGTGGACTTGCGCAGCTTCGGGAAGTGTACCGTGATTGAGCACATCGTGCTGGAAAGTGATGATCTCAAAGCATCGAATACGGCAGCACAACCAAACCGTGTTGCTCCTCATAATCGCGGGGGTGCAGTTATATCCGATACCCTGATTACGGCGAGCTTGGCGAAAGCATCATGGAACGTAATCCGTTTGAAAGTCCAGTAATGGATCTGCGTGCTTCTTGAATCAAAAAGAGCTGGGTGCGAGTTCATCGCATCCAGCTTTTTTCGTCACGTGCTACGGTCTCACTTACGCTTTAAACTCAAAACTTTCGCCGTCACGTGGAATGAGCACCTGACCATCCAACTGCTCGGATGCCAGATAAGTCGCAAGGTCCGTGCGAGACACCACACAATGGTTAATTGCATCCATGTGCACCGCGATGACATGAGCAGATGGTGCATGGCGTTTCACGGCTGCAACGTCTGGCCCGTCCATTGTAATGGGATCACCCTCTACGAAGCGAGCTCCTCCGGCGTTTAGGACAATGACTTCAGGGCTATATTGGCGAATAGCCTCGGCGGGTTCTTCACACCAGATGGTATCCCCGGCAATGTACGTGACAGGTTCTCCATCTGCTTCAAGTACGAAGCCGGACACCTTTCCCATACGTTCGCCGATTTCACCCGTACCATGACGCCCGGAAGTACGTGCGAATCGGACAGAATGATGCTCATGCTTCTCATCTACAGCGGTTACATCCGTGAATCCAGCCTCCAGAAATACGTTCTCGTCCCCAGGCTGGCAGATCAGCGGGATGTCCTTGCGAAATTGCTTCGCTACTGCTTCATCCCAGTGGTCCAGATGGGTGTGTGTGACAATCAACAGATCCGGATTCAGATAATTTGTTTCGATTTCAGGCAGACCGACTCTCGGGTTACGCAGCTCATTCGGTGTGTTTGGAAATGCAGGCATGACTTCAGCATCCATCAACATCGGATCAACGAGGATATTCAGCCCTCCGAATTCCAGCCAGAGTGTAGCATGGCGAATCAATTGAATTTTCATTATATTTGCACTCCTTCAGGTTGTTTAATAGTATTACCCTATATGGTATACAACCCGTTTGACGTCGTACATAACATGATGAATGGAAACAGGTTGCACTAATTTCACGGTGAAAGGATTGCTGAAGCTAATGAATGAAACGATAGATCACACAGATATACGCATTCTGCAGATCCTGATCCGGGATGCCAAGCGTTCTCATAAAGAAATTGGTGAAGAGGTGCATCTTACAGGGCAGGCTGTTGGTGCAAGGGTGCGTAAGTTGCAAGATCTGGGTGTAATCGAAGGGTACACGGTAAAATGGAACCCCGAACGTATAGGTCTCGGTCTACAGGCTTTTGTCACGGTTTTTCTGAACTCCGGCGACAGACATACCGCCTTTCGTGCATTTACTGCCGAACGTGAGGACATCGTTGAAGTCCACCGTGTGAGCGGGGAAGGCTGTTATCTGATGAGAGTGCAGACCGGCACCACAGAGCAGCTTGGTCAACTGCTGGAAGCATTACTTCCTTACGGCAATTACAAAGTCAGCCTGTCCATAGGTGTAGAGAAATCACAGTGATGTGTGGGAAGCTTGTCCTCATCCATCCCGATGCTCAACGATCCTGCTGCTGTTCCTGTAAAGCCTGCTGAAGCAAAGTCACTGCCTGATTCAGCTCTTTTTTGCTGAGCAGGTGATCGGTCTGAACGTGAGATCGCGTGCCGTCCTTCAGGTACAGGACGAGCATGGGTGAGGTGGATAGTAGCCACTTACTACGGGCGGGTGAGGCGAGTTCAACTTTACGAATAAGGCTCCAAGGAATCTTCCGTTTGCCCGTGCTCAACGCATCATCATCCCAAGACAACAAAACAGTGGGAGTTCTAGTTAGTCGAGACAGGAACATGAAGAACAATGGCCCGATCAACCACATACCCAGCACGGCTGCAATGGAATAGTATATGGTCTCCAGTCTTTCGGCTTGTCCGTCCACGATGATCCATAATAAGCTCACGCACAAGAGAAGGAACAGGAAGCATAAACTTCCTTTCCATAGGGCTGTGCTGCGTCGGTAACGAATCTGCTGATGGTCACGCTTGGGTGTTTCGGGTTGTTGCATAGATGTTCCTCCTAATTAACAATGCTGATCAATATGCCAAACGTGCCGCCTGCATAAGCAGAGCGGCATGTTCAACGTTCTGTATTTACTATAACTCAGGTTCATTACCCTGATATAGCTGAATTTTTACCTGCATCACGCGCATGGGTGTACAAGTCTGCATATACACCTTTGGCTGCGATTAGTTCCTGGTGCGGTCCTTCCTCCACAATCTCGCCATTCTCCATCACCAGAATTCGATCGGCATGCATCACTGTGGACAGGCGATGAGCAATGACAATGGTGGTGCGTCCCTGGGATACCGATTCCAGCGCCTGCTGCACGAGCTGTTCCGTGTGTGAGTCCAGATTGGCGGTTGCCTCATCCAGGATGAGCACTCGGGGCTGGAACACCACGATCCGGGCAAATGAAATCAACTGCCGCTCCCCAGCGGATAGTCCGCTTCCGCGTTCCGACAGATGCGTATCATATCCTTGAGGCAAACGTGAAATCATCGCATGTGCCCCGACAAACCGGCAGGCCTCAATCGCCTGCTCTCGCGTAATATCCTCACGAAACATTCTCACATTATCAATAATGGAACCGGAGAACAGGAAGGGTTCCTGTTGAATCAGACCCACGATCCGATGAAGCTTAGCCTGCGGCAGATGCCGGATATCGGTACCATCAATCTCGATACTGCCCTTGTCTACATCATAGAAGCGATTGAGCAGGGAGATCAGTGTGCTTTTGCCAGCGCCTGTTGTTCCCACAATACCTATCATTTCACCCGGATAGAGGTGCAGGTTCATCTGTTGGATCAAGGGCCGGTCTGCCCGATAACCAAACGACACATCATTAAAATCAATCTGGCCCATCACATTCTGCGGTTCCAGCGAGGAGGCCATACCTGTTTTGGGATCAGCAACTTCGGGCCGCGTATTCAGAATGTTCCAGATGCGATCCATCGACACGGTGGTGGACTGGAATGTATTCCATTGCATCGTAATCTGGTTAATCGGTTGAAAGAACTGACGGATATAGCTGATAAACGCATATAATACCCCGACTTGCAGGGACTCACCCAGTACGGCGCGACCTCCAAGCCAGACCATCATGACCAGTGCTGCATTACCAAGAATATCAAACGTCCGGTTGAAAATAACATTGGAGCGGGCTTGCGTAATGTTGGCTTTCAGATGGAGTGCATTCTGTTCCGAGAAACGTTTCTTCTGTTCTTCCTCCTGGTGAAAAGCCTGAATCAAGAACATACCGGACAGGTTCTCTGCTGTAAATGCGATCAAACGGGAAAGCCGGGTACGCGCATTTTGATAAGCTTTCCGCAGTCGACTACGGAATAATACCGCAACCACCGCAATGACAGGCAGAACGATCAGGGAGTATGCCGCCAGCACAGGATCAAGTTGGAACATAAAGACGATAATGAGCACCAGCATCATACCATCCCGAATCAGACTGAGCAGTACTTGAGTGAAAAAGCTGCTGATGGTCTCCGTATCACTGGATACGTTTGTGACCAGACTGCCGATATGGAAACGGTCAAAGAAGGACATGGACATCTTGGAGATATGCTTGAACAGGTCCTTTCTGATCCGGGATACAATGTTCTGTCCTACGTGCTGCAACAGATTATTCTGGATATAGGTAAAAATAAAACTGATGACAGCCAGCCCAAGAAAGATGGCTGCGAGCTGAACGAGAAAGCCCACACTGGTCTGGCCCACGGCCAGATGATCATCGATGGCAATCTTCACCAGATAGGGTTGCAGCAGATCTGCCGATATGCCAAGCAGTGAGCAGAAGAAGATACCGGCAAAAGCCCATTTATGCGGTTTGGCGTATGCCATCATGGCCTTAAACGAAGTTCGTTTACTCTGATCGGCCTCTGCATCTGGGTGAAGTTCAGCGTTAGTGTTAGACATGATGTAATCCCTCCTCCTGCAAACGGTAGGTGGCCGCATATAACCCCTTGGCAGCCATCAACTGCGCATGTGTTCCCTGTTCAGCGACTTGCCCTTCATCCAGAACGATAATATCGTCCGCATGACGGACCGCGCTGATGCGATGAGAGATGATTAATGTAGTCTTGCCCTTGCCGATCTCGCGCAAACTGCGCAGAATACCACTCTCCGTGACGGCATCAACCGCGCTCATACTGTCATCCAGAATAAGTAACTGTGCTTGTTTGATCAGTCCTCTTGCAAGGCTCGTTCGCTGACGTTGTCCACCAGACAGGGTGAGTCCACGTTCGCCAAGCAGTGTATCGAAGCGATCAGGAAAACGGACAATATTATCATAGATCATGGCTTGCCGTGCACTATGTTCCACTGTATCCAGCGATACTTCCCGGTCGCTAAATGCGATGTTATCCCGGATGGTGGTACTAAACAGGAATCCATCCTGAGGGACATAGGCGATGCGCGATCTTAGACTTTCCAGCGACAGC
This window contains:
- a CDS encoding alpha-N-arabinofuranosidase; this encodes MEKAKMTVDKDFTIGVIDKRLYGSFIEHLGRAVYGGIYEPGHPSANEQGFRTDVLEMVKELNVPIVRYPGGNFVSGYNWEDSVGPVSERKRRLELAWRTIETNEFGFNEFVDWAKQANSEVMMAVNLGTRGTDAARNIVEYSNHPEGSYYSDLRIKHGYKEPHAIKTWCLGNEMDGPWQIGHKTAEEYGRLAVEAAKVMKWTDPTIELVACGSSNLNMPSFPEWEATVLDHTYDHVEYLSLHQYYGNQEQDTPTFLARSLEMDRFIDTVKATCDYIKAKKRSKKTMYLSFDEWNVWYHSNENDSKMDPWQIAPPQLEDIYNHEDALLVGCMLISMLKHADRVKMACLAQLVNVIAPIMTDTGGGSWRQTIFYPFMHTSLFGRGTALVPLIQSPKYDTKQITDVPYLEAIAVHNEEQGEVTVFAVNRHLEESLPLEVDLRSFGKCTVIEHIVLESDDLKASNTAAQPNRVAPHNRGGAVISDTLITASLAKASWNVIRLKVQ
- a CDS encoding MBL fold metallo-hydrolase; translated protein: MKIQLIRHATLWLEFGGLNILVDPMLMDAEVMPAFPNTPNELRNPRVGLPEIETNYLNPDLLIVTHTHLDHWDEAVAKQFRKDIPLICQPGDENVFLEAGFTDVTAVDEKHEHHSVRFARTSGRHGTGEIGERMGKVSGFVLEADGEPVTYIAGDTIWCEEPAEAIRQYSPEVIVLNAGGARFVEGDPITMDGPDVAAVKRHAPSAHVIAVHMDAINHCVVSRTDLATYLASEQLDGQVLIPRDGESFEFKA
- a CDS encoding Lrp/AsnC family transcriptional regulator, whose product is MNETIDHTDIRILQILIRDAKRSHKEIGEEVHLTGQAVGARVRKLQDLGVIEGYTVKWNPERIGLGLQAFVTVFLNSGDRHTAFRAFTAEREDIVEVHRVSGEGCYLMRVQTGTTEQLGQLLEALLPYGNYKVSLSIGVEKSQ
- a CDS encoding ABC transporter ATP-binding protein, which translates into the protein MSNTNAELHPDAEADQSKRTSFKAMMAYAKPHKWAFAGIFFCSLLGISADLLQPYLVKIAIDDHLAVGQTSVGFLVQLAAIFLGLAVISFIFTYIQNNLLQHVGQNIVSRIRKDLFKHISKMSMSFFDRFHIGSLVTNVSSDTETISSFFTQVLLSLIRDGMMLVLIIVFMFQLDPVLAAYSLIVLPVIAVVAVLFRSRLRKAYQNARTRLSRLIAFTAENLSGMFLIQAFHQEEEQKKRFSEQNALHLKANITQARSNVIFNRTFDILGNAALVMMVWLGGRAVLGESLQVGVLYAFISYIRQFFQPINQITMQWNTFQSTTVSMDRIWNILNTRPEVADPKTGMASSLEPQNVMGQIDFNDVSFGYRADRPLIQQMNLHLYPGEMIGIVGTTGAGKSTLISLLNRFYDVDKGSIEIDGTDIRHLPQAKLHRIVGLIQQEPFLFSGSIIDNVRMFREDITREQAIEACRFVGAHAMISRLPQGYDTHLSERGSGLSAGERQLISFARIVVFQPRVLILDEATANLDSHTEQLVQQALESVSQGRTTIVIAHRLSTVMHADRILVMENGEIVEEGPHQELIAAKGVYADLYTHARDAGKNSAISG